The window AGCTGGGTCTTCTTGCCCTCGAACGGGTTGTCGCCGCCCTTGTACTCGATGCGGATCGGCGTGCCGACCAGCTTGAGGACGCGGCGATAGGTCTTCTCCAGGTAACGGGTATACGCCTTGGGCACCGCATCCACCTGGTTGCCGTGGATCACGATCAGCGGCGGGTTGGCGCCGCCCAGGTGGGCATAGCGCAGCTTGATGCGACGGCCGTTGACCATCGGCGGCTGGTGCACCTGGATGGCGTCTTCCAGGATCTGCGTGAGCTTGCTGGTGGGCCAGCGGGTCACGGCGGAGCGGAAGGAGTCCTGCACCGACTTGTACAGGTGGCCGACGCCGGTGCCGTGCAGTGCAGAGATGAAGTGGATGTCGGCGAAGTCGGCGAACATCAGCCGGCGCTCGAGCTCGGTCTTCACGTACTCGCGCTCGGCCGACTCCATGCCATCCCACTTGTTCAGGGCGATGACCAGCGCGCGGCCGGTTTCCAGCACGAAGCCGAGCAGGTTGAGGTCATGCTCGACCACACCCTCGCGGGCATCCATGACGAAGATGACCACGTTGGCATCCTGGATCGCCTGCAGGGTCTTCACCACGGAGAACTTTTCCACCGCTTCGAAGATCTTGCCGCGACGGCGCACGCCGGCGGTGTCGATCAGGGTGTACTTCTCTTCGTTGCGCTCGAAGGGGATGTAAATGCTGTCGCGGGTGGTGCCGGCCTGGTCGTACACGATCACACGCTCTTCACCGAGCATGCGGTTGACCAAGGTGGACTTGCCGACGTTGGGACGGCCAATGATGGCGATCTTGATGCCATCCTTCTCGCTCGGACCGGGGATGCGCTTGGCTTCCTCGCCCTCGGCGACTTCTTCCAGTTCGCCGGGCAGGTCGTTGTCTTCCGGCGCCTCGGGCTCGGGAGCGAACATCTCGCCCAGGGCTTCCTGCAGCATCTGGGTGATGCCACGGCCGTGGGCGGCGGCGATCGGGATCGCATGCCCCAGGGCCAGCGGGCTGAACTCGGCGCGGGCGATGTCCGGATCGACGGTGTCGACCTTGTTGGCCACCAGGAAGCTGCGCTTGTTCTTCTTGCGCAGGTGCTCGGCGATCATCTCGTCGGCGGCGGTGAGGCCGGCGCGGGAATCGACCATGAACAGGACGGCATCGGCCTCTTCGATGGCCTGCAGCGACTGCTCGGCCATCTTGGCGTCGATACCCTCTTCGTCACCGGAGATACCGCCGGTATCGATGACGATGAATTTCTTGCCCTGCCACTTGGCCTCGCCGTACTGGCGGTCGCGGGTGAGCCCTGCGTACTCGGCGACGATGGCGTCACGGGTGCGGGTCAGGCGGTTGAACAGGGTGGACTTGCCGACGTTCGGGCGGCCCACCAGGGCTATTACGGGAACCATGCGGCTCTCCAGGAAATTTCAGATTTTCAGAAAACACGACGGCCGCTGCCGTTTTTCACGGCAGCGGCCGGCAGTAACACTCAGCTTAGCGGAGCGTGTAGGCGACCAGCTTGCCGCTGTTGCCGAACACGTACATCCAGCTGCCGACTACCAGCGGGCGAACCCGCACGCCGTCACCGTCGACCTTCTCGCGGCCAACGAAACGACCATCCACCTGGCTCAGCAGGTGCACGTAACCTTCCAGGTCGCCTACCACTACGTTGCTCGAGAACACGGCCGGAGCGGACAGCTGGCGGCGAGCCAGGGCGTCGTTGCTCCACAGCGAGGACGAGCCACGGGAATCCAGGCTTTCCACAG of the Pseudomonas sp. PSE14 genome contains:
- the der gene encoding ribosome biogenesis GTPase Der; this encodes MVPVIALVGRPNVGKSTLFNRLTRTRDAIVAEYAGLTRDRQYGEAKWQGKKFIVIDTGGISGDEEGIDAKMAEQSLQAIEEADAVLFMVDSRAGLTAADEMIAEHLRKKNKRSFLVANKVDTVDPDIARAEFSPLALGHAIPIAAAHGRGITQMLQEALGEMFAPEPEAPEDNDLPGELEEVAEGEEAKRIPGPSEKDGIKIAIIGRPNVGKSTLVNRMLGEERVIVYDQAGTTRDSIYIPFERNEEKYTLIDTAGVRRRGKIFEAVEKFSVVKTLQAIQDANVVIFVMDAREGVVEHDLNLLGFVLETGRALVIALNKWDGMESAEREYVKTELERRLMFADFADIHFISALHGTGVGHLYKSVQDSFRSAVTRWPTSKLTQILEDAIQVHQPPMVNGRRIKLRYAHLGGANPPLIVIHGNQVDAVPKAYTRYLEKTYRRVLKLVGTPIRIEYKGGDNPFEGKKTQLTERQVNKKRRLMSHHKKAEKKKKDKRK